In Elusimicrobiota bacterium, the genomic stretch ATTATTTCGCACAGTATTAATAGCTTCTTGAAAAGATTTATCCTCCAACCATCTTGCACTATGTCCAATAATATATACACTATGTTGTGCTGTCTTAACCATATCAGCAACTTTACTAATTATTTCATTTCTGCTTTCTAACTTTATCCATTCTTTTGTTTGCATTGGATATTACCTCCTCATACGTCTGACTTGAAATTTTCTGACAACATTTATATTCTAAACTATTTATTTAGGCTTCCATGATAAAATTCAATGCCATATCTATAAAATAAAGGTTCTAATGCTTTTGCTATTGAACATTTAAGTGAATCAATTGTACCAATCGTAAAGGGTCCTGCATCCCCTTCTGCATAATATAGAATTTCGCCTGTAGTAGAATCAATTAAACGAATATAAACTAAAGAATCGTATTGATTATCAAGAAGGGGGACTGGTTTTAATTCATCAATTTCAGTGAGTACAACTATTTCAGCACCTAAAATTTTTCCAATTTTTGCTGCAGTTTTTATATCAATCTTTCCGGAAATTCCAAAATCTTGTTCTTTGATGAGTTTTTCTACTTTCATCCGTTCAATTAGTGAAAATTTACCTATTCTTAGAAGTTTTAAAGATGTAAAATTATATAGCACATTGATTAAATTTGAATCAATATTTTGCACAACTTCTGTAGTTACTGGTAAAACTATTGTACGATAGTTCTTTGAATAATCTAAATTAGGAGAAAAAGCACAATTATAAAAGGTTTTAATTTGTGGTTTTGTAGCACAACCAATTAAAAATAAAAAAAATAAAAATAAATAAGTAAAATTTTTCATTTGCTCTCCTTTTTTTGCAATTTTTTGTATAAAATCGCACTACATCTTCGGAAATATTGAAGAAAACCTGTCTCTGCTTGTTCGGAATTAGCGTCTGCTTCAAGGAAACGTTGATTCCAGAACTCCGGATATCAACTTAATATCCAGGGATTTCAATGTAGAGCAGGGCTTTAGCCCTGCTAATAATTGATAGTGCTTTGTTAATTTTTTGGCTTTTTTGAGATATTCACTAAAACCGACAATTCCGACATTTTTGAATACTTTGGCTACGAGCCGGTTTCTAATAACAAACAGTTTGGCATTGAGTATCTGTAATTTTTTTCGTAAATCTTCCAATTCCGAAACTTTCAAACCTTGATAGTCGGCAAGTATAAAGTTTCTTTTTTCTTGGATTTCTTTTTCAAATGTTTTTACAAATTCTTGCTTTTCTTGTTTGGTTTTTATCATAAAATTACAAAATTAAATCCCGGCGGCGACCTACTCTCTCAACTGTTAGTTGACAGTAAGTACCATCGGCACTGGTGGGCTTAACTTGTTGTGTCTGCCTGCTTTGTTAGAAAACAGTTTAGCTGTCAGAATGCCCGGCACTGACCTACTCTTCCAAGGACGAGTTAGTCCTAAGTACCATCGGCTCTAGTGAGCTTAACTTCCGTGTTCGGAATGGGAACGGGTGTGTCCTCACTGAAATAAGCACCGAGCAATCAAAAACCTAATTTTTTTCTAACAGGTTAAAAAATGCCTGCCTATACTGACTGCCTGTT encodes the following:
- a CDS encoding CsgG/HfaB family protein, translating into MKNFTYLFLFFLFLIGCATKPQIKTFYNCAFSPNLDYSKNYRTIVLPVTTEVVQNIDSNLINVLYNFTSLKLLRIGKFSLIERMKVEKLIKEQDFGISGKIDIKTAAKIGKILGAEIVVLTEIDELKPVPLLDNQYDSLVYIRLIDSTTGEILYYAEGDAGPFTIGTIDSLKCSIAKALEPLFYRYGIEFYHGSLNK
- the rplJ gene encoding 50S ribosomal protein L10 is translated as MIKTKQEKQEFVKTFEKEIQEKRNFILADYQGLKVSELEDLRKKLQILNAKLFVIRNRLVAKVFKNVGIVGFSEYLKKAKKLTKHYQLLAGLKPCSTLKSLDIKLISGVLESTFP